The window ATATTGTATATATCAATCAATAGTCAACTAATTTTATTTGGTAATTGCTTAAGCGCCGATACTAAGGGTATAAAAATCAGTCAAGGCGATAAAGAGCCTGTACGCCACAGTAAGGGCCAAAATAAATTTGACTCCTTTACTGCCTTGACTTTGATAGAAATCAAGGGTGCGAAACCAGAAAATATAACTTATTGAGGTTTTTGAAAATGAAAAATTATAGAGAAAAAGCTATTGAAACAGCATCTTTTTTAAAAACACATATTAAGAAACCTTCTGAAATAGGAATTCTTACAGGGACCGGTCATGGAGAAAGCGCAGAATCGCTGGATATAGACGCCTCATTTGCATACAAAGATATTCCACATTTCCCGATTTCAACTGTTGAAAGCCATTTTGGAAGACTTCTCATAGGCAGTATGCATGGCAGGCAGATTATCGCCATGCAGGGACGGCTTCATCTCTATGAAGGATACTCTCCGGCTGATGTTATCTTTCCGATAAGGGTGATGCAGGAGCTCGGCGTTAAAACACTGATTCTTTCCAATGCATCCGGAGGCATAAACCCTCTGTTTAAAGCCGGCGATATTATGATTATCGTTGACCATCTTAATCTTACAGGCTCTAACCCTCTGATAGGGCGGAACGAAGAGACCTGGGGCATAAGGTTCCCTGACATGACACGGGCATACGATAAACAGCTTGTTTCAATCGCTGAGAAGGCCGGAAAAAACAATGGAATCTGTCTGCAAAAAGGTGTTTATGCCGGTCTGACAGGCCCAAGTCTCGAAACACCTGCTGAAGTGTGTTTTTTAAGAACTATAGGGGCAGAAGCCGTCGGCTTTTCAACTGTCCATGAGGTAATTTCGGCCGTACATGCCGGTATAAAGGTGCTGGGATTATCGATAATAACCAATGTTCATGATCCTGACAGTCCTGTTGAATCAACAATTGAAGAAATAATTGCCGTGGCAGAGAAATCTTCTTTAAAGCTTGCATCAATCGTAAGCAATGTAATTGAGAATCTAACATGAAACTATTTGACAGCCACTGCCATCTTAACGACAGGGCGTATGATAAAGATCTTGATGCAGTTATTAAACGCGCGCATGATGTCGGGGTGTCAGCATGTATGATTGTTGGAACAGACAAGGAAAGTTCCATTAAAGCCGTTGCGCTGGCAAAATCCATAAACAATATTTATGTCTCTGTCGGCATTCATCCTCACGAAGCAAAACACTGCTCTGAATCAACCTTAAAGTGCCTGATAAATCTTGCTGAAAACCCCAGAATTTGTGCATGGGGTGAGATAGGCCTTGATTTTAACCGTATGTATTCGCCACAAGATGATCAGGAAAAATGGTTTATAAGGCAGCTTGAGATTGCCGACAGATACAATCTTCCGGTTATCTTCCATGAAAGAGACAGCAAAGGCCGCCTGCTCGAAATAGTTAGGACTTATAACAAAAAGGGGAGAAAAGGGGTTGTGCACTGTTTTAGCGGAAACAGGGCGGAGCTTGAGCAGTATATTAATCTCGGCCTTTATATCGGCATAACAGGCGTTTTGACACTAAAAAAGCGTGGCGCTGATTTACGCAAGCTGGCGCCTATAATTCCTGTTGAACAGATTCTAATCGAGACAGATGCGCCATATCTAACACCTGCTCCGGAAAAAAATCGCACACAACGGAATGAGCCGGCATTTGTCAGGTCTATTCTGCTTAAACTGGCGGAAATAAGAAAGGAAGATCCGGAATATCTGGCATCCGCTACATGGGAAAACAGCTGCCGGCTGTTTAATATATAACTCAAGTTTCGCAGCCTTATCAACCGATCCCGAGGCTTTTTTTGATCCCGAGAGCAATCTTTTTTACCCTTTTTATAACTTCGGCTTCATTAATCGTTAAAAGGCATCTGTCTTTCATAACAATTTTTCCGTTTATAATAACTGTGGTTACATCAGATCCATTCACAGCATAAACAAGATGAGAATAGGGATTGTACATCGGGGTAAGGTGGGGTTTGTTCAAATCTATGGCAATGATATCCGCCTTCATCCCGGCTTTTAGAGAACCTGCAAGATTCTCCATTCCAAGGACCCGGGCTCCGTTACAGGTCGCCATATGTGTAACAGTATGCGCAGACATGACTGTTGGATCAAGACGTTCAACCTTCTCAAGCTTGGCCGCCGTGTCCATCTCCTGCAGCATGTCGAGATTATTATTGCTGGCGCATCCGTCGGTTCCAAGTCCAACGACAATGCCATGGTTTAACATGCTGGATACAGGAGCAACACCGGAAGCAAGCTTCATGTTGCTTTCAGGATTATGAACAACCTTGCATCCACTGTCTGCAAAGATTTTTATATCCTCTTCATCCATGCAAACGCAGTGAAAGGCGATAAAACGCTCATCAAGATAATTGATATCTTTCAGGAAATCAGTTGCCCTTTTGCCCAATTTTTTTCTTAACTCTTTTGCTTCTCCTTTGTTTTCCAGAAAATGGGTCGCAATCGGGACGTTGTACTGGTCAGCCAAAGCCTTGGCATCTATAAGAAGGGAAGAAGAGCATGTGTATAATGAGTGTGGCTCAACCACGATGTTGACCAGCGGATCATCCGCCCATTTTTCAATGAGCATTCTGGTATATTCCAAACCTTGGTCAGGTGTTTTAATGTTGGGAGACGGAAAATCAAAAAGAACCTCTCCAAGAAGGCATCGCATGCCGGCCTCTTTTGCGGCCTTTGCTGTTTCATCTTCAAAAATGTACATGTCACAGAAAGTCGTTGTTCCAGATTTGATCATTTCTGCGCATGCCAGCAGACTTCCCCAAAAGGCCAGTTCTACATTCACATTTTTAGCCTCAGCAGGAAATATGTAATTGTTCAACCAGTCCATGAGTTCAATGTCGTCGGCTATTCCCCTGAAGCAGGTCATTGCCGCATGTGTGTGGCTGTTAATAAGCCCCGGCATAATCAGATGATTTGTTGCATCTATGCTTTCTCTGGATATATACTTTGCCTTTATTTCCTCGGATTTGCCGACAGCAATGATATTTTCACCGTCAATTGCAACAGCGCTGTTTTCGATTACAGTTTCATTTTCATCCATCGTAAGCGCCAGTCCGTTGGATATGATAATATCAACTTCAGTCATTTTTTTGAAGTTCTCCTTTAGAGTTCTATCCGTATCGCAGGGAATTATGTCGTTTGCAAACATTTTTTATAACTCAATTATTTTTTTAATAGGTACATCTTTCCTGGCTTTTGCCAAATCAACCATAAAACCATGTCATGTTTTTTTCTTGACCTGCTCCTTAACGGGCTTTTGCCCGAATCCAAATTTGGTGAAAATCAGCAATCCAGCCAAAACCTGCATTTAACAAAATTAATAAGTTAAGTTCTTGCTATGATGCGATATAACATGGGGTACCCCATTTGATCTTGACATAAAGATTGATAGGCGGTTATTATAATACAGTTTTTTTATAAAACCATCTTTTTTGGAGAATCTTTACAATGGAAAAAGATTTCATGGATATTGAAGATTTACTGAAGAATCCAGAAGTGCAAAGTGCTACCGGTAATATAAGCCAGGAGTTAATTGAGAGAAGGAAATATGTTCCTTCCGTATGTAAAGCTCTGTCTCATAAATATACTGTGCTGGAGGATAATCCTTGTTTTAAATTTTCAATCAACAAGGAGGCCGGCAAACAGTTGCCGAACATTATAAACAACAAAGTGCAAAACATTATCGGCCTTGATTCCCTGGATGAATCTTTAAAACAGGAATATTGCAAACAGCGTAATATCGGAATCGTATTTTCAGGGGGGCCGGCTCCAGGAGGACATAATGTTATAGCAGGGCTTTTTGATGCCGCAAAAAAGGCCAATCCGGAAAATAAAATATACGGCTTCCTGCTTGGGCCGGATGGAATACTTGAAAATGAAGCTATTGAGCTGACGAAAAGCATCGTTGATTCTTACAGAAATCTGGGCGGTTTTACAATGATCAAGACCGGCCGGACAAAAATCGACACAAAAAAGAAGATGGCCCTTACAAATGAGACATGTAAAGATCTTAATCTGGATGCCATTGTAATAGTTGGAGGTGATGATTCAAACACAAATGCGGCATTTATGGCTCAGGAGATGTTTGACCACGGCCTCCAGGTTATCGGAGTTCCCAAAACAATTGACGGCGACATTCAGGTCAAAGATATAGACGGCAATATTTTATGTGCAATATCGTTCGGCTTTCATACCGCTGCAAGGGCTTTTGCCAACGAGATAAGCAACCTGTGCACGGATTGCAGTTCCGATGTCAAATACTGGCATATCTGCAAGGTAATGGGCAGGGTCGCAAGCCATCTGGCGCTTGAAGTGGCCCTGCAGACTCACGCCAACATAACCCTTATCGGTGAGGAGCTTGCCGACTACATAGACAAAAAACGGCTTGAAAAAGCAAAAAAAGAAAAAGTCGTGGATTACAGCGCTTATGGAATGACACTTCGGCATCTTTCCAGGTTGATTTGCGATGGTATAGTAAGAAGATCAGCTGTTGGAAAAAATTACGGCGTAATTGTAATACCGGAGGGGATTTTAGAATTTATTGATGAAATACAGGTGTTTATAATCAAATTAAATACAATTATCGCTGAATATAACAAAAAGCACGATATTGATTTTCATTCTGATTTTCCCATGCTCAGGGATAAACTTGAGTACCTGCGGAGACTGGCCAGGCGTTCACGTGAGGACAGCTCTTTTACTATATGGAATACACGTGATGATGATCTTTTCGATGATATCCCTGAATTTTTCCAGAGAGGGCTTCTTACGGAAAGAGACAGCCACGGCAATTTCCAGTTTTCTCTGGTTGAGACAGACAAGATCATAATGGAGCTGGTAACCGACTATCTGAATATTCTTAAAGAAAATGGAGTTTATAAGATAGGAATTGAAAGAGCATATTACACAGACATACTAAACAAGGAGGGGTTTAACCCTGATTTTTTCGGCCGTATCCTGTTTAGAAACTATGATGATAGCAGCATGTTTTTGCTGGTTAAGGAGTCTATAATATCTGTTAAAACCCTTAACAAGGTGCTTATAAATGAAGGGGCTATAACGGAAAACGAAAATATCCCGGGTTGTGTTGAAAAAATATTCAAAAAGTCGGTCCCAAAATTCAAAACCCAGGTCCACTTTTACGGTTATGACGGCAGAGGGAATGATCCGACCAGATTTGACTGTATTTATACATACAACCTTGGGCTGACCGTTTTCAGCCTTATAGCCAATGGCGCAACCGGCCAGATGGCGGCGATAAAGAACCTGGAAATGGATTTTTCCAGATGGGAGCCTATCGGGATTCCGATTGCGTCTCTGATGCACCTTGAAGAAAGAAAAGGGAAGCTGGTCTTAGTGCTTGAAAAAAGCGTGGTTGATGTAAACTCCACGGCATTTAAGGTTGTAAAGGCATTTGAAGAAAAATGGCTGGCAGCAGAACCTGGCGAAGATCACTATAGAAGACCGGGCCCCATACGTTTTACCGGCAAAAGTGAAGAGGACAGGCCTATAACACTTGTTTTGAATGCGCTCAGAGACCTTTGAACAATAGCAAAAGGTGTGTTTGAAACCCTTCAGAAAACTACGACCCGATTCCTTCCCTCTTCTTTTGCCCTGTACAGTGCCTTATCCGCGCATTTGATCAGGGTCTTGGCATCAGCGATCTCCGGGTGGGGAAAGCTGACAACTCCTACGCTGATGGTCACTGTCAGAACCGTATTTTGGCTGTCTGCCTGAAACTTATGCTGCGCTACAGCCTTCCTCAGCCGC of the Anaerolineae bacterium genome contains:
- a CDS encoding TatD family hydrolase; protein product: MKLFDSHCHLNDRAYDKDLDAVIKRAHDVGVSACMIVGTDKESSIKAVALAKSINNIYVSVGIHPHEAKHCSESTLKCLINLAENPRICAWGEIGLDFNRMYSPQDDQEKWFIRQLEIADRYNLPVIFHERDSKGRLLEIVRTYNKKGRKGVVHCFSGNRAELEQYINLGLYIGITGVLTLKKRGADLRKLAPIIPVEQILIETDAPYLTPAPEKNRTQRNEPAFVRSILLKLAEIRKEDPEYLASATWENSCRLFNI
- a CDS encoding 6-phosphofructokinase, with protein sequence MEKDFMDIEDLLKNPEVQSATGNISQELIERRKYVPSVCKALSHKYTVLEDNPCFKFSINKEAGKQLPNIINNKVQNIIGLDSLDESLKQEYCKQRNIGIVFSGGPAPGGHNVIAGLFDAAKKANPENKIYGFLLGPDGILENEAIELTKSIVDSYRNLGGFTMIKTGRTKIDTKKKMALTNETCKDLNLDAIVIVGGDDSNTNAAFMAQEMFDHGLQVIGVPKTIDGDIQVKDIDGNILCAISFGFHTAARAFANEISNLCTDCSSDVKYWHICKVMGRVASHLALEVALQTHANITLIGEELADYIDKKRLEKAKKEKVVDYSAYGMTLRHLSRLICDGIVRRSAVGKNYGVIVIPEGILEFIDEIQVFIIKLNTIIAEYNKKHDIDFHSDFPMLRDKLEYLRRLARRSREDSSFTIWNTRDDDLFDDIPEFFQRGLLTERDSHGNFQFSLVETDKIIMELVTDYLNILKENGVYKIGIERAYYTDILNKEGFNPDFFGRILFRNYDDSSMFLLVKESIISVKTLNKVLINEGAITENENIPGCVEKIFKKSVPKFKTQVHFYGYDGRGNDPTRFDCIYTYNLGLTVFSLIANGATGQMAAIKNLEMDFSRWEPIGIPIASLMHLEERKGKLVLVLEKSVVDVNSTAFKVVKAFEEKWLAAEPGEDHYRRPGPIRFTGKSEEDRPITLVLNALRDL
- a CDS encoding amidohydrolase, encoding MTEVDIIISNGLALTMDENETVIENSAVAIDGENIIAVGKSEEIKAKYISRESIDATNHLIMPGLINSHTHAAMTCFRGIADDIELMDWLNNYIFPAEAKNVNVELAFWGSLLACAEMIKSGTTTFCDMYIFEDETAKAAKEAGMRCLLGEVLFDFPSPNIKTPDQGLEYTRMLIEKWADDPLVNIVVEPHSLYTCSSSLLIDAKALADQYNVPIATHFLENKGEAKELRKKLGKRATDFLKDINYLDERFIAFHCVCMDEEDIKIFADSGCKVVHNPESNMKLASGVAPVSSMLNHGIVVGLGTDGCASNNNLDMLQEMDTAAKLEKVERLDPTVMSAHTVTHMATCNGARVLGMENLAGSLKAGMKADIIAIDLNKPHLTPMYNPYSHLVYAVNGSDVTTVIINGKIVMKDRCLLTINEAEVIKRVKKIALGIKKSLGIG
- a CDS encoding purine-nucleoside phosphorylase, which gives rise to MKNYREKAIETASFLKTHIKKPSEIGILTGTGHGESAESLDIDASFAYKDIPHFPISTVESHFGRLLIGSMHGRQIIAMQGRLHLYEGYSPADVIFPIRVMQELGVKTLILSNASGGINPLFKAGDIMIIVDHLNLTGSNPLIGRNEETWGIRFPDMTRAYDKQLVSIAEKAGKNNGICLQKGVYAGLTGPSLETPAEVCFLRTIGAEAVGFSTVHEVISAVHAGIKVLGLSIITNVHDPDSPVESTIEEIIAVAEKSSLKLASIVSNVIENLT